The Arachis hypogaea cultivar Tifrunner chromosome 16, arahy.Tifrunner.gnm2.J5K5, whole genome shotgun sequence genome contains a region encoding:
- the LOC112754529 gene encoding uncharacterized protein: MGCVSSKCIREEIKLEEQQHHVTLTNNGGGGYLNHVVSLTSTTYGALKLDNEQQHPTPKKTQCVVTTASSDSKTHRESPSPSPARKEEKPEAIINTWELMEGLEEETQLQLQPLTVKKSPKSTPFLRGFTATTPSDTTKRSPSLKLVKRSIGKENKVLQDNNGFTRGGGVRRLDYPSPKSNNVLKTAHSCPNTCKPAFNSGFQPKGSPIHAKRNSVGSETGSAKSLQRKSPLFDPDLVASYERELSEEEEQIKRMIWATPRTRRARKSIDSMKLLQSFEKKCPPGGENVIVIYTTTLRGIRKTFEDCNKVRSIIESYCVHVVERDVSMDSGFKEELRKLMGTKEVKVPVVFVKGRLVGGAEQVVKLEEEEKLGALFEGIPMAVGGGGCEGCGGVRFLMCVACNGSCKVLDSEDPKKTVRCGKCNENGIVQCPLCC; encoded by the coding sequence ATGGGCTGTGTCTCCTCAAAATGCATCAGGGAGGAAATCAAGCTAGAAGAACAACAACACCATGTCACTCTCACCAACAATGGTGGCGGCGGTTACTTGAACCACGTGGTGTCTCTCACTTCTACCACCTACGGAGCACTTAAGTTAGACAACGAACAACAACATCCAACCCCCAAGAAAACACAATGCGTCGTCACCACTGCTTCTTCTGATTCTAAGACTCACAGGGAATCTCCATCCCCATCACCTGCTCGCAAAGAAGAGAAGCCAGAGGCCATCATCAACACTTGGGAACTCATGGAAGGTCTCGAAGAGGAAACGCAACTACAATTGCAACCGCTCACGGTCAAGAAGAGTCCCAAGTCAACGCCTTTTCTTCGCGGCTTCACTGCTACTACTCCTTCTGACACCACCAAAAGAAGCCCTTCCTTGAAGTTGGTGAAGAGATCCATCGGGAAGGAGAATAAAGTTCTTCAGGATAATAACGGTTTCACCAGAGGAGGTGGTGTTAGGCGCTTGGATTATCCAAGCCCTAAGAGCAATAATGTTCTCAAAACTGCACATTCTTGCCCCAACACTTGCAAGCCAGCGTTCAATTCGGGGTTTCAACCAAAAGGGTCTCCGATTCACGCAAAAAGGAATAGTGTTGGTAGTGAAACCGGGTCCGCGAAATCGTTGCAGAGGAAGAGTCCCCTGTTTGATCCAGACCTCGTTGCTTCATACGAAAGGGAActctcagaagaagaagaacaaatcaaGAGAATGATTTGGGCAACTCCGAGAACGCGAAGAGCAAGAAAATCAATAGACTCGATGAAACTTCTTCAGTCTTTCGAGAAGAAGTGCCCTCCTGGAGGAGAAAACGTCATTGTTATATACACCACAACGTTACGAGGTATAAGGAAGACATTTGAAGATTGCAACAAAGTTCGGTCCATCATTGAATCCTATTGCGTTCACGTGGTGGAGCGCGATGTTTCCATGGACTCGGGGTTCAAAGAGGAGTTGCGGAAGCTAATGGGGACAAAAGAAGTGAAGGTTCCTGTTGTGTTCGTGAAGGGAAGGTTGGTTGGAGGTGCTGAACAAGTTGTGAAGCTCGAAGAAGAGGAGAAGCTCGGTGCTCTTTTTGAAGGGATACCCATGGCGGTGGGGGGCGGTGGCTGTGAAGGATGCGGTGGCGTTAGGTTTCTGATGTGTGTGGCGTGCAATGGGAGCTGCAAGGTTTTGGATAGTGAGGATCCTAAGAAGACTGTGAGGTGTGGTAAGTGCAATGAGAATGGAATTGTTCAGTGTCCCCTTTGTTGCTAA